A single region of the Drosophila miranda strain MSH22 chromosome 2, D.miranda_PacBio2.1, whole genome shotgun sequence genome encodes:
- the LOC108157128 gene encoding MICOS complex subunit MIC27 — protein MLRTATMGLLSAVAVKAAPEAPKEKDPKKKNDEDCSLVCRPSELPIYGNLRKTQPKEPREHKESALEKNLETGVRAVREEVQAGYRAVADQAGIIGTYVDTAKAHTQHTLDILNEPQNSLHRSGAIVVGGLAGFIFAARGGFVKKVIYTGIGSGAVASMCYPRQAEDNCRVVLHEGRKIFAVAYNFIKGVKPGEEVPIEPIQKFPTSLQDLKFLALDLIDEAKEVVLPKKK, from the exons ATGCTGCGAACAGCTACGATGGGACTCCTGTCAGCCGTGGCGGTAAAGGCGGCTCCAGAGGCTCCCAAAGAGAAAGATCCAAAGAAGAAGAACGACGAGGACTGCTCACTCGTGTGCCGCCCCAGCGAGCTGCCAATCTACGGCAACTTGCGCAAGACACA GCCTAAGGAGCCCCGTGAGCATAAAGAGTCGGCGCTGGAAAAGAATCTGGAGACCGGAGTGCGTGCGGTGCGGGAGGAAGTGCAAGCTGGATATCGGGCGGTAGCGGACCAGGCCGGCATCATCGGCACATACGTGGACACGGCCAAGGCCCATACGCAGCACACCCTCGACATCCTGAACGAGCCACAGAACTCGCTCCATCGCAGCGGGGCCATTGTGGTGGGCGGTCTGGCGGGTTTCATCTTTGCCGCCCGCGGTGGCTTCGTCAAGAAGGTGATCTACACTGGCATTGGATCCGGAGCGGTGGCCTCCATGTGCTATCCCCGCCAGGCGGAGGACAACTGCCGCGTGGTGCTGCACGAGGGGCGCAAGATCTTCGCGGTTGCCTACAACTTCATCAAGGGCGTGAAACCCGGCGAGGAGGTGCCCATTGAGCCTATCCAGAAGTTCCCCACCTCGCTGCAGGACCTCAAGTTCTTGGCCTTGGATCTGATCGATGAGGCCAAGGAGGTGGTCCTTCCCAAGAAGAAGTAG